The Clostridia bacterium genome segment CGCTTGACGTCGCCAGCAAGGCAAAAGATTTTCGTTCCCGGGCTTTTCTCAGTACCCACCTCTCGGAAAGCCTCGGCTCCGTTCAACACTATCCAAGGAATGTTGGCCAGGGTCTCCACATTATTGATTACTGTAGGGTGGCCCCATAAGCCGCGGGTAGAAGGATAGGGAGGGCGGCGGTAAGGCTCCCCGCGTTTGCCTTCCATCACCTGCAGCATGGAAGTTTCCTCGCCACAGACAAAGGCACCAGCGCTCTCCACCAGGGTAACTTCCAGGCTAAAATCCGACCCGAGAATGTGCTGCCCCAACAGTCCAGCCTTGCGAGCACTGGCAATGGCTTGGCGCAAGGCTCGCACCGCTAGGGGATACTCATGGCGCACAAAAACATAGGCCTGAGAAGCTCCTACAGCATAACTAGCTAAGATCAAGCCTTCCAGGACACCATGAGGGTCACTTTCCAGTAGAGCCCGATCCATATAGGCGCCCGGGTCACCCTCGTCGGCATTGGCCACTACGATGCGCACTGGATCGGAACTCTGAGACACGAGTTCCCATTTTTTCCCGGTAGGAAAGCCTGCCCCGCCTCGTCCTCGCAAGCCCGCGGCAGCTACCATGGCGATGATATCCTTGGGCTGAAGCTGAAAAAGGGCCCGCGCCAGAGCGAAGTAACCGCCCGTGGCCACATACTCAGCTAAGCTTTCCGGGTCTACCAAGCCGCAGCGACCACTTACGCGCCGCACCTGGGGTCGGAAGAACTCCACAAAGCCAGAATTTTCGACCCTGATTAGCTCCAAATCTTGGACACCGCGTAGTACTCCGGTTTGACGCTCTCTAGCCACAGCCAGCAAGTATACGGAAGAGGGCGATCCTTCTGCG includes the following:
- a CDS encoding NADH-quinone oxidoreductase subunit F; this encodes MNASRLNVAVDCNPSDLALPHQLLSLAEEGREAICPPVSRVNIGLATCGRAAGALAISQKLAARQDWEGVARVASVGCLGACYAEPLVDVRTPDGKHYFYGQVDSNSLWRIIRAAEGSPSSVYLLAVARERQTGVLRGVQDLELIRVENSGFVEFFRPQVRRVSGRCGLVDPESLAEYVATGGYFALARALFQLQPKDIIAMVAAAGLRGRGGAGFPTGKKWELVSQSSDPVRIVVANADEGDPGAYMDRALLESDPHGVLEGLILASYAVGASQAYVFVRHEYPLAVRALRQAIASARKAGLLGQHILGSDFSLEVTLVESAGAFVCGEETSMLQVMEGKRGEPYRRPPYPSTRGLWGHPTVINNVETLANIPWIVLNGAEAFREVGTEKSPGTKIFCLAGDVKR